The Nocardioides sp. cx-173 genome segment GCGCCAGCTCGAGCTGACCGGCGCCGACGACCCGCGGCTGGAGCAGTTCATCGACGAGTTCGGGGCCGGGGAGACCGCTCCCGAGCCGTTCGCCTCCTGCGCCGGCGGGCTCGCGGACCCGAGCGGATCGCCCGTGTGATGGACAGCGAGACCAGGAGCTACCGCACCGGGAGCCAGGAGGTCGTCCTGGACCTCACCGAGGACTGCGCTGAGTTCGTGAGCGGGCGTGGCGACGGGCTGCTCAACATCTTCGTGCCGCACGCGACCGCGGGCATCGCGATCCTCGAGACCGGTGCCGGCAGCGACGACGACCTGCTCGCGGCCCTCGGCGACCTGCTGCCGGCCGATGACCGCTGGCGCCACCGC includes the following:
- a CDS encoding YjbQ family protein, giving the protein MDSETRSYRTGSQEVVLDLTEDCAEFVSGRGDGLLNIFVPHATAGIAILETGAGSDDDLLAALGDLLPADDRWRHRHGSPGHGRSHVMPAIVPPSATVPVLGGRLALGTWQSVCLVDLNVDNPEREVRFSFLG